GCTCGCTTGGAGAGCTGCCTAGGAGACGCCCTTCTGTGCTGCGTCCCCTGGTGTTCCAAGAAAAGGCTTCTCTCCAGTCAGCTCTTCTTCCCTGACTAGTGGAGTAAGCTGATCTGGTAATACCAAGACTAGAGTAGCAGAGacgggaactgaacccaagacACCAAAAGatgattttatctttaaaagaaaggaacTCTTTCTGTTGAAGCTCTGTTGCTGTTTCGTTTGTATTAAATTCTTATACATTGTTTTTCTCctgctttcctctgcttcctgttgtgtTGGGGATGTGGGGGCGGGGTCGTACCGGGGAAGGGAGGTTCAGAGCTCACTGGTCACTCATCTGATCTTGCCAACTCCTGCATCTTTTGGCTGAGGAGCTTTAGACTTTTGTTGATTCAATGCATtgtaaaattttttttacttgcttttttccccttgatCCAGGTGGTCAGTCAGAATAAcccttttattctgtatgtattgcttttattttaatgtccTCAACATTGGttataaatgccatattttcataGAGTGTTCATATTGGTCCAATCATTGCTCGGAGTCTGAAACCAGTATTTTGTGTTTGGGGTTACAATTTGCACACTGTTTCCTATTACTAGATCAGTGTGATGCCAAACCTGAGTTGATCCTGAAGTTGGAGCAGGGAGCTGGGCCATGGAAGGAAGAAGATGCCCCAAACCAAAGGCTCCCAGGTCAGTGAATGTGCCCGAGGCAGGGGGTCCAGGCTAGTGAACAGTCATCAGGTGGTGGAGTGTGAAGTTCTTTTCACTCAATTCTGCCATCTTCCAGAGACTAACTTCGTAATCAGATGCTTGCTGTCTTGTGTCCAAGGGAGGCTCTCCCTTCCAGGTGTACCCGCCTTTCCTGGTTTTGCTGTGTATTTTGTAATCTAGCAAGTTCTGCTCGCTCTTCTTGAACATTTCATTAAGTAGTTACTCTAAACCTCATTGTCCCTTCCCCTCTGTGTTTATGTGATGCTTCATTGTAAGCATTATTCGTGGCTTTATTAATGCATTTATCACTTTTTATTTGATTCCTCATAGACAGTGGTCTACTATGTAGGACCAACAGTGGTGATCCCACATTTGCCTTGTTTAAAGAGCTTCTGCTGTGTTGAGACACGAAATCTTTGGCATTGAAAGAATAACcacaaaaatatgttttcttagttgaataaatgagtgaaaaaTATAGGATGGTTCTAAAGCTAAAGCAGTTTTAAGGagattgttttaaaattcatatcaGATTAATTTTGAGACTTACCAATTTGGTACATAGTTCATAATTTGATAGGAACTCTAGTCTTCAAAGTGGTTATGTTTTCATGAGAAGTTCCAAAGTGGCATTAGTAGTTCTATGTTAATATTGAAAACATAGGTTTCAGGCACTCACCTGTGGAATTCAAATATGTAAAAAGATGTCAGAATCAAATAGTGCATATCAAGATACCAGAATTTATGTAATTTAAGGAGCATCTGCAAAGACTTCCTAGTAGGATAGACCCAAGGGGTGGTATGTTATCCAGGAGATCATAGGCATGGAGCCCAGATGAACCAAGGCCTGTTCAAAGACTCCTGTTTGATGAGGAAATTGTAATATCTAGTTAGCCTTGGACCTTTTTCATTGTGGAGCTCGCTCGAAGTCAACAGATTTGTGCTGATTTGCTATGAAATTGTAACCCAGGGGAAGGTCTACAAGAGCAGTGCTTTTAGCCTCTGAGTCAACTCTCCAGACCCTGTTTTACAATATTATTTCATGGAGGGGCTACTTCTTCACTTTCGTGTTAGAATTCTATCAGAATGACTTCTGTGTTGTTCATGTAGGgcaacttttatttcctttcagcTATGGAGAATGTGAAGAGCCTGAACGAGACCAGTTGGGACAATCAAAAGAGACATTTGAACCACATGGTAATCACTGACAATCTTCAGCTGAGAAGAGAATCAAATTTGGGAAAAGATTTAATATGAGTTCCAACCATGTTTTACACCTGGCTATTAAGAATAGAAACTCTTCTAAAATGAGATCTGAGATGCTTGATATATGGGAAAATGTGTATCTCCCTGGTGAACCCAGTGACATGCAGCCTATACAGGAACTTGATCACCTTACTGCAGCCAAGATGTCATGCAGACCTCCTGAGCCTCTTCGTCTGGATCACAGTGTTGAAAGTGGGCAACGGCACTTTCTGTATAGTCAACACGATGAAGCCTTCAATGGGAACACTGTGTGGACACCTAAGGTATTTCCTTTGGAGATAATCCAAGTAAGTTAAAGGAATACGGGAAAGCCTTTGGTAAGTTAGGTCCTAGTGCCCAAGAGGGGCCTCACATAAGGGAAGACACTTTTGATTGTAACTTGTGTAAGAAATCATTCTCTGACAAGTGTAACCATACTCAGCATTTTAAAACATGcataaaaaacaaatatgatAAATGTACTGATTGTGAACCCACATTCAATACAAAACCAGGCCTTATAAACCTTCAGAGCACTCTGAATTCATGGGAAAAGCCCTGTGGATGTAATGACGATGAGAAATGCGTGTGTCAGGTGCCAAAACAGAGGGTTAATCAGAGTGTCTTCTCAAGTAAGGAGAGTAGTTGTGTGAAAAAATTATGCCCAAAGTTAAATTTCAGTGTGCACCAGAGACCTCACACAGGTAAAAAACCCCATGAATGCAATACATctgcaaaaataaacaaccaacCTCGTAGGCGTCACAGATGTGGGAGAACCTATCAATGTAAAgtatgtgggaaagcctttaggCACACACAAAATCTCTACTTACACTACAGAACTCACACTGGTGAGAAGCCATATGAGTGTAAAGAATGTAAGAAACTATTCAGTGTAAAGTCAAATCTCAGTGTACATCAGAAAACTCACACAGGCGAAAAACCCTATGAGTGTAACATATGTGGGAATGCCTTTAAAAGGAGGTGTGACCTAACTATACATCAGAGAGTTCACACAGGTGAGAAGCCCTACGAATGTAAAGAGTGCAGGAAAACTTTCAGTATCAAGTCAGGGCTCATCGTgcatcagagaattcacacagGCGAGAAACCATATGAGTGTAATGTATGCGGAAAACGTTTTAACCAGAAGTCAAATCTCTCTACACACGAGAAGATTCACACAGGTGAGAAACCCTTTGAATGTAAAGAATGTAGGAAATCATTTAGTGTCAAGTCATATCTCACTATACATCAAAAAACTCACTTGAGTGAGAAGCCTCATGCATGAAATCTGGGGAAGCCTTCTATCAGAAGACAAACCTCTACAGACATCATAGAGCTTGCACAGGTGAGAAACCCTAGGTTCATAAAGAATGTAGGAAAAGTCTTTTGTCATCGCTCCCTGAACCTCGGAGAGTTCAGAGGTGAAGATCCCTGTGGATGTAAAGGCTGCAGCAATCGTCAGTCTTATGTCACATCTCATAATTAGTGAACCCCAAACACTGGTAGGTACCAGTGTGGGATATGTCCAAAGACTTCTGCCAGATGCCAGACTTGAGTTGTTGGAAAACTCTTACAGGTGAGAAACCCTCTGAATGTAAGGTCTGGAAATAATCAGTCCTCAGTAAGACTGGAGAATTCACACTGATGAGAAGCCCTGTGAGTGTAGTTATGTGGAAAGCCCGTTAGTCAGAAGtccatctctgtgaatttgagttcACACAGCTGAGAAGGCCTGTGAATATAAGGAATGTAGGAAAGCATTTCAGACGTTTGTCACCTCTCCATGTGACTCACAGACTTGAGAGTTGAGAGATACTTATCAGTGCAATCTATAGAACGGTCACTTGCCACATGTCAGAGCTGTCTACACATTAGAGAAATCTCACAGTTAAGAGATACTTATCAGTGCAATCTATAGAACGGTCACCTACCACATGTCAGAgctgtctacacagagaaatctcacAGTTGAGAGATACTTATCAGTGCAATCTATAAAACAGTCACCTGCCACATGTCAGAGCTGTCTACACATTAGAGAAGCCTCACAGTTGAGAGGCCTTCTGATGTAAGGACTAGGAAACATTTCCAAATGTACTTCAGAGTGCTCGGAAATGCAAAGGGGAGGAGGAGCTCTCGGCAGCAGACACAACTCACTGCACGTCAGACATACACAGCCAAGTAACTGTTTGGTGCAGTGTGTGGAGAAACCTGTTCCCAGATGTCAGATCTCAGCAGTCATTAGGTGAGGAGCCCTCTGAATGTGAGGAATCCTTCGCTGCATACCAAAGAAGACACATAGGATAAGCCATATCAATTCAATATGTGCAAAACCTTGGTTCTGTAAGATGGACACCTACCTCCACTGGAGAACCACATGAACACAAAACCCTGCgaatataaaaactgaaaaaacctGTGAGTTTAAAGAATGTAGAAAATATCTCATATTCTTGGGTGTGCAAGAGCTCACACAACTAAACATGCTCCCACCTAGGTAAGTATAACAGACATTTGTGCGCATCAGAAAACTCCTCACTGCTGAGAAACCACAAGAGTGGTTATGTGAACAAGACTTTTACCAAATGGAAACACTCTGGCTAGCTCATGGGCTGGAAGTACATTAATGCAATGGATGTGGACAGCACTTTTATAGGAAGTTGAACTCCACATTGGAGAATTCATTAGAGATGGAATGCTGTTAACGTGGAAAAGCATATCTAGAATGGTTATGGATATGGAAAATGTCATTGTGAGAAGTCCTGTTAGCAGAGGTCTCATGTGCTAAGATTTACCTTTTTGCTCGAAGACTGGCAGCCTGTATGTGTAGTGTTATGGAGAGAACATGGCCAGAGCTCTATAGGAATTTTAACATTTGTgatgattcttttctttcctgcctcaaCCCCCCAAGTCCTGCAGTACATTATCCCTGGATTTATACTCATGGTCTGAAAGCAGATAAGATTATCTGTGGAGAGAAGTGGTGTAGAGAAGGACACTGATTTACAGACATGCTTCATTGGAGAGAGCAGaggttttatatgtgtttataaatCTCTTGTTTGTATGAGTGATATAACCTTTTTGCAACATAATGCAAAATCATTGTAAcccattttaaaagtatttcagaCAGGGGACCTTTCATGCTAGAATATTCACCCAGGAGAGGGCCCTTCTTGTTACCTTTGTATTTTCACACCATTttatggagaaaaagaaacatgaaatttcAGTAAATTCTAAATGCCTTACCTGGCACCAGCATTTCATTAAGGAGATACAAAAGTATGTTTCATGTGTGAAACATATGTATATCCATACACATTTTTATGCATCAGAAatcattcataaaatgaaattgtCCGTTTCTAAGAAGTGTTAATTAtagtattaaaattattttttgagctgggtgtggtggcatgtgtcttaAATCCCAGAATCCAGAAGGTAGCAGTCAGAtatctgtaagtttgaggtcggCCTGATCTacatggagttccaggccagcggggctacataatgagaccttgtctcaaaaaaaaaaagattgttgaATATGCCAGATGGTAACTATTTTTAATGGTGCCTGATGCAGTGGTTTGGTCTACATTTGAGGACATCTGTGTTTGTCACAACCACAGTTTGAGAGATGCATTTGACACTAGTGGATACCAGGAATGCCATTGAACTGAAGGACTGTTGTCCTTTCCTGAGGAGGTACGGACAGATAAGTACTCGGCCTGGATAGGGCACTGACAACAGACAGAATACACAGTTCTGTCCAACTGCAATCCCATCAGTGAGTTTGTGGAGGTTTcaggagtatgggtgagaggTGGCCTAACAAGCACAGGAGTGATCAGGAGTGATTccgcagctgcatcactgaaaagacCCCAGCCTGGGGAGGACTCCTGAAAGCTGAAACAGAGTGGGCCACATAGGGTTAggcagtctccctccctccctccctccctcccagcagcCCTTCCCGCTTTTACAAACATGGGAATGCGCCTCGTGAATTTATACATTTTCTGGGCTTCATGAGACTTAGGGGTTTATTTCCTAGTCTTAATGAGCCTTCCTCCAGGATGAGAATGTTTTCATTCAGAAGATACTGATACACATCAGGCACAACATACCCTGATGTATGTAAGGTTTGTGCATATGATTTTATCACATTAACAGATGTTCTCTGTATGCAGGGACATGCAGGAAATAAACTTATTGTAATGGTTATTGTGATTTCATTAAGGTTTTCTACATTAAATACTATCCTAGCCTGTTTACATCTGGTAAGTCTctagtttgtattttcttaatcttttaaCATATAAGTGTATATGGTGATTGTCACCAACTATCTGCTAAGTATGgatgtttgtgtttttctaagATGGTGATGTCTTAAAGTAAGCCAGTGTTTCTAAGAGAATAAATATCAGGGTAGAAAAACatgaataaagatatttttcacAGCTATCTTGTGAATTGATTTAGAACTTTGTGAACAAATGGTACGTGAGGGGTtagggatttggctcagtggtagagcacttgcctagcaagtgcaaggccctgggtttggtcctcagctctggaaaaaacaaacaagcaaacaaatggtGCGTGTTTCCCTCCTCTGAGAGAAAGTCTCAGAATAAGTTCCTTTTCAGTAATCTCTCATGTTTGCTTAAAAGAATAGAACCAGTTTCAACTCTCAACATGACATGTCTAAAGTAGATACTGTGAATGCTACCTAGAATTAGTAAACAGTCAACATAGTAATGAGAGTCACAGTTTACAAGTACATACTAATAATTTGGTAGGAGGCTGCAACAGAATATTCTTTGACTACACAACACCATCTTACACTTTGCCAAAGTGCAATTTGGCTTTCATCTCTTCTGGTTACTATTCAGAGATTTTTCTCAGCTGTACTTGTTATAATTAAGTGAGATcaatcttccaatttttttttattttttactttttaaaatttttttgttttctttttttaattttattttataatttaatttaattttacatatcagccgtGGATTCCCTTGGCctccccctcctgcctctcccccccccatctccccccagcccaccccccatttccatctcctccagggcaaagactctcctggggattgagttcaacctggtagattcagttcaggcaggtccagtccccttctcccaggctgagctaagtgtccctgcataagccccaggtttcaaacagccagctcatgcactgaggacaagtcctggtcccgctgcctgggtgcctcccaaacagttcaagctaatcaactgtctcacttatccagggggcctgatccagttgggggcatctcagctattggttcatagttcatgtgtttccattcatttggatatttgtccctgtgctttttccaatcttggtctcaacaattctcgctcatacaaaccctcctctttcttgccaattggactcctggagctccacctagggcctggccgtggatctctgcatccggttccctcagtcattggatgagttTTCTAGCTCGAGAATtcaggtgtttggccatcctatcaccagagtaggtcagttcagtctttctctcaaccattgccagtagtctattgcggaggtatctttgtggatttctatggacctctctagcactttacttcttcctattctcatgtggtcttcatttatcatagtcttttatttcttgatctccctctctgttcttgatccagctgggatctcccgctcccctaagctctcattccctcaaaccttgcccttcattacccccacccaCATCCAGgtttttcatgtagatctcatccatttctctgtcattgggcaatccctgtgtctttcttagggtcctgttttctaggtagcctccctggagttgtgagtagtgATCTAGtcatctttattttacatctagtatcctcctatgagtgagtacataccatgtttgtctttctgagtctgggtta
This Peromyscus leucopus breed LL Stock chromosome 8b, UCI_PerLeu_2.1, whole genome shotgun sequence DNA region includes the following protein-coding sequences:
- the LOC119086979 gene encoding zinc finger protein 182-like, with protein sequence MLDIWENVYLPGEPSDMQPIQELDHLTAAKMSCRPPEPLRLDHSVESISFGDNPSKLKEYGKAFGKLGPSAQEGPHIREDTFDCNLCKKSFSDKCNHTQHFKTCIKNKYDKCTDCEPTFNTKPGLINLQSTLNSWEKPCGCNDDEKCVCQVPKQRVNQSVFSSKESSCVKKLCPKLNFSVHQRPHTGKKPHECNTSAKINNQPRRRHRCGRTYQCKVCGKAFRHTQNLYLHYRTHTGEKPYECKECKKLFSVKSNLSVHQKTHTGEKPYECNICGNAFKRRCDLTIHQRVHTGEKPYECKECRKTFSIKSGLIVHQRIHTGEKPYECNVCGKRFNQKSNLSTHEKIHTGEKPFECKECRKSFSVKSYLTIHQKTHLSEKPHA
- the LOC119087038 gene encoding zinc finger protein 39-like; the encoded protein is MSTVVGLMSFEDVSVDFTWEEWQDLDDAQRKLYRDVMLETYSSLLSLNQCDAKPELILKLEQGAGPWKEEDAPNQRLPAMENVKSLNETSWDNQKRHLNHMVITDNLQLRRESNLGKDLI